CCACGGCATCGGCCACGTGCTCTGGATCGACGGCCCCCTCGCGCAGAAACACGGCGATCGGATCGTCCGTGCCCATCAGCATGTTCGTGCGGACACCCAGCGGGCACAGACAAGAGACCTTGATGCCGGCGTCGGCGTAGGTGATCGCCAGCCAATCGGCCAAGCCCACGGCGGCATGTTTGGTGGCCGAGTACGGCGCCGAACTCATCTGCGTCAGCAATCCCGCGGCCGATGCGGTTTGCAGCAGGTAACCGCGTCCGCGCGCGATCATGCCTGGCAGCACGGCCCGCGCGGCATACACGTGGCCCATCACGTTGATCTGCCAAATGCGCTGCCAGTCGCCGTCGGGCGCGTCGATGCCGCCGCCGGTCTCGATGCCGGCGTTCGAGCAAAACAAATCGATCGCGCCGAACTTCTCGGTGGTCCGGGCGACCAGTGATTGCAAATCGGCCGAAATGCAAACGTCGGTCCGCACGGCCAGTCCGCCAATGTCGCGGGCGACCTGCTGCGCGGCGGCCTCGTCGAGATCGGCCACCACAACGCCCCGCGCACCATCGGCCGCAAAGCGCCGGCACAGCGCGCGGCCGATGCCATGGGCGCCTCCGGTGACGACGATGACCTGGTCCTTGATTTGCATGATGTAAGGCCGCCTTGAGCAAAGACTGTGATTGATCCGCCGGGCACTCAGCCGGCGGGGACGCTCGTCAAACTACCGGCGCGCAGGACCAGCGCCTAGAGACAAGACAATGTAAGTTGCGAGCGCGACTTATAGATTGTCGAGTTCCGCGGGTGCCATGCCCACGCTCGCCGTGGGCATGACGAATTCAAGGAAACCGTTGAGAAAGATCGAGCGGCATCAGGCTCGGGAGACGATCACGGTCGATCTCCAAGGGCTCG
The sequence above is drawn from the Pirellulales bacterium genome and encodes:
- a CDS encoding SDR family oxidoreductase codes for the protein MQIKDQVIVVTGGAHGIGRALCRRFAADGARGVVVADLDEAAAQQVARDIGGLAVRTDVCISADLQSLVARTTEKFGAIDLFCSNAGIETGGGIDAPDGDWQRIWQINVMGHVYAARAVLPGMIARGRGYLLQTASAAGLLTQMSSAPYSATKHAAVGLADWLAITYADAGIKVSCLCPLGVRTNMLMGTDDPIAVFLREGAVDPEHVADAVVKGLATEQFLILPHPEVAEFFRRKAADYDRWLRGMQRLRASLPGMPEHKAPSQS